ATTCAATTGGAAAAATCCATTTATAGAATATTCTAGTGAAAATCGATGGATTCGTACACAGGATATTACCAAATATCAGATTGGAGGTACGCCTGTTGAATCTCGTGATGTATTGGGAACCTATCAAGCAACGCTATATGGCTATAGGAATGATTTAGTTATTGCTCAAGGTGTTAATACCCAATATTATGAAATAGGATTTGAAGGATTTGAAGAGGCAAATCAAAGAGGGCTATTAAATGATATTTCAAATACAACTGAAACACTTAATAGTGGTCATTTAGACTTTTTACCTAAATCTACTTCTTGTATTGCTACGAATGCAGAGCAACATGAAAACTATAAATTGACTTATCCTATGGCTAAACCTACTAACAATAAATCTTATATATTAGTCCGAAAAGCATATGATACGACCAATCCTATACAGTTAGATGCTACTTTACATTTAAAAGGGCTAAATAAAAAACAAATCGTTAATGGAAAAATTATTAACCAATACCCTCTGAATGTCACAGGAAGTCAACGTTTTAAGGCTCCAGGGTTAACCCATCTTATTAATGCTGATACAAAAGATGACTTTACGGTATATGAGATTGACTTTAGTTCCAATAAGCATGATTTGACAACTGAAAGTTGGTGGTCTGGAGATTTGATTATAAAACATCCATATATTCCTATTTCATTGAATTCGACCAATCAAAATGATTTGATTACAGACTACTGTGCACATACAGGTAAATACAGTCTAAAATTAGTTAACACAAATTCAAATGACGATACCCATAAGTTTCCTTTAACAACATTGAAATTAAAAAATGCTAAGGATTATGTCTTTAGCGCATGGATAAAAGTAGAAGAAAAGGGAAATCATCAACCTTTGCCTACTTATGCCAAAGCTAATAAAGGACAGAGAGGTGTAAGTATTTGTGGAACATTTATAGCTCCTTCTGGTCCTGTAATAGAAGGATGGCAAAAAATAGAAGGAACCTTCATCGCAAATGGAAGTAACGCATTTAGCATCAAAATAGGAATGGCTACAAGTCCAGATTTAAATGCTGATGGTTTTTACATAGATGATATTCGTATTTTTCCAGCAGATGGTAATATGGTTAGTTATGTTTATGATCCAATTACCTATAAATTGAAAGCGACATTGGATGATAATAATTATGCGACCTTCTATATCTACAATGCATCTGGAAGCTTAGTTTCTTCAAAGAAAGAAACAGAACGTGGAATTATTTCAATACAGGAATCAAGAAGTTATGTTAAACCTAATTAAGAATCTATGAGACTATTAATTTTAATATTAGCCTTTTCTGTTCAATGGGCATTGGGTCAATCGTTAAAAGATGATTTGGACAGAATGTATAAAGTTTATGAAAATCAATCAGATTTATATGCCAAAATCGAGAGTGTTGTCTATGAAGATGGAAATGAGAAGATGACGAAAAAAATGACGATTAAAAAGAAAGGAGGGCAATATTTATATGAAATGGAAGAGCAATCAATGTTAATTAATGATAAATATCTAGTTGTTGTTGATCATAGAAATAAACAAATTTCCTATGACAAATGGAGTGAACATCAAGCTAATATGCTAGCTAAAATGTATATTCCTCTAGGTAAAGATTTATTAGAAAAGTACCCTAAGACGGAATATCGAGGTGAAAAATCAGGCATTAGACAATATAGTTTATACAATGATAAAGTGCAAATGAGTCGGTTAGATATTTTTTTTGACACCAAAACAGGCTTAGTAAGTCAAACAAGGCATTATTATAACCCTAAATTGGTAAAAAATAATGTTTATATAGATATGCATTTTAAAGAAGTAGATACTCAACCCAATCTTTCAGATAATGCTTTTTCTGAGAAGCAATTTCTGAATATAACGTCTAAAGGAGTAACAGCAATAGATAAGTATAAAACTTATAAATTACAAGCCGCATTATCCTTTCAATAAACCAACAAACCTAAAAACATAGAATTCTAGCTTATGAAAGCATTAAATATAATTGGAAGTTTATTCTGTTTTATTCTTTTTGGGATGAACTCTACTTTTGCTCATGAAGTAGATTATATTGTAACTAAAGAAAAAAATTTAATATCAATCTCTAGCCAATTAGTTGTTACGAATCCTAATTATATTAGTAATGATACTAATCGAGGAACTACCTATGTAGATCAACATAATGCTATTATCTCTCTTGTTTATGGTAGAGAAGACAAAACCGATATAGCAGGACAAGTTTGGGGCTATGAATTAACTTATGAATTAGTTAATTTAGATAACAATACCTCTATTGGAACTGGTACGGTTAAAATCTCGCATAGAGATAATGAGGGAGTATATGAAAGTGCCAAAATTCATGAACAGGTATCTGGAAATATTAAACTACTTATCACAAATATTGTTACAAGTGGAACATCTACTGTTCCTGATGATATTCGTTTAGAACTGACATTAAATGCAGAGCGTTATGATTATTTAGATGCTACATTACCAATTGCCCTTTCTTTGTCTGGAACTCCAAATAGTAAAGCTCAAACAGAAGCATTTTGGCCGTACATGGAGGGCGCTGAATACTATGAATTGGAATGGATGTATTGGGATATTAAGAATACAAAAACAATTCCTGCTGAGGATAAAATATTATTTGAGGAAGCAATACGAGTACAAACAGCAGACAATCATTATCAATTAGATATGATTTATCCTGCTGGTGTTGTTTATTTTAGAGTAAGACCCGTTGGTCGTTTTGTTCAAAATGGAGTAGATAATTCGATTGAAAAGCGAGGCAAATGGTCTGAAAGACAATTTGTTTCAATTACAACAGGATTTGAAAATACAAAGAACTGGTCTTTTTCTAGAGTTTATGCAGAGGATGGTAAACATAAACAATCTATTAGTTATTTTGATAATGGTTTGAAAGGAAGACAATCGTTAACAAATTTAAGCAGTGAGGATATTACTATTGTTGCAGAATCTGTGTATGATGTAGAGAACAGATCTAGTTTCGCAATTATGCCAGTACCTGTTAAAAATAATGATATAACAGGACCTAATCTTCAATTTGGAGCAGGGCATTCTAATCATTTAATTACAACAGGTGGAGTAAATTATTCTCGTCTAAATTTTGATAAGCACAATACATCTATAGCAAGTAGTATTCCAGCTTTGCCTAGTCATCATATTGCAAGCCAATATTACTCTAATGCCAATCCATTTAATGATCATATCCATCAAAATTATATTCCAGATGCAGAAGGTTTTCCCGTTGCTCAAGTCAAATATAAAAATGATGGGAGGGCTTATGTAAGAAAACAATCTGGTGTTGGAAAATTTTATCAGTTAGAAGAAGGGCGAGAAAGTGAATACTATTATATAACACCAACAACTACAGAACTACAAAGTTTATTTGGAAAGAATGTTGGTGAAGGTAAGTACTATAGAAAAAACTATGCTAAAGATGCGAATGGTCAACTAGCTGTAAGTTTTGTAGATCAAGCAGGGCAAACG
Above is a window of Aureispira anguillae DNA encoding:
- a CDS encoding LolA family protein translates to MRLLILILAFSVQWALGQSLKDDLDRMYKVYENQSDLYAKIESVVYEDGNEKMTKKMTIKKKGGQYLYEMEEQSMLINDKYLVVVDHRNKQISYDKWSEHQANMLAKMYIPLGKDLLEKYPKTEYRGEKSGIRQYSLYNDKVQMSRLDIFFDTKTGLVSQTRHYYNPKLVKNNVYIDMHFKEVDTQPNLSDNAFSEKQFLNITSKGVTAIDKYKTYKLQAALSFQ